A window from Eretmochelys imbricata isolate rEreImb1 chromosome 23, rEreImb1.hap1, whole genome shotgun sequence encodes these proteins:
- the NAT14 gene encoding putative N-acetyltransferase 14 → MPMLDPSQLAIREMQEDEEQMVLELLKDGFKDTENRLILYVLTRPVVLLLLAVVSSGLRFLLNSFVAALLGPVLLTILALKLLLRRSPDLGGLGAYYRSGQRGLWVAVYGGDDVCGCVALQPHPQGATRTAELRRLAVSRWYRRSGVGRRLLAFLEAQARAQGYERMVLYAAVVTKAAISLFESSGYRPTGGRRWLGYTILQEFSKEL, encoded by the exons ATGCCCATGCTGGACCCTAGCCAGCTTGCCATCCGTGAGATGCAGGAAGATGAGGAGCAGATGGTCCTGGAGCTGCTAAAG GATGGGTTCAAGGACACGGAGAACCGGCTGATCCTGTATGTCCTGACACGGCCCgtggtgctgctgctcctggccgtGGTGAGCAGCGGCCTCCGCTTCCTGCTCAACTCCTTTGTAGCGGCGCTGCTGGGGCCCGTGCTCCTCACCATCCTGGCCCTCAAGCTGCTGCTGCGGCGCTCACCGGACCTTGGTGGCCTGGGCGCGTACTACCGCTCGGGGCAGCGTGGGCTCTGGGTGGCGGTGTACGGCGGCGACGACGTGTGTGGCTGCGTGGCGCTGCAGCCCCACCCGCAGGGGGCGACCCGCACAGCCGAACTGAGGCGCTTGGCCGTCAGCCGCTGGTACCGTCGCTCCGGCGTGGGGCGCCGCCTGCTGGCCTTCCTGGAGGCCCAGGCCCGGGCGCAGGGCTACGAACGCATGGTGCTCTACGCTGCCGTGGTCACCAAGGCTGCCATCAGCCTCTTTGAGAGCAGCGGCTACCGCCCCACCGGCGGGCGCCGCTGGCTGGGCTACACCATCCTGCAGGAGTTCAGCAAGGAGCTctag